The segment AGCGCCCACGATCAGAATGTTGCGGCTGTCCGGGCGGGCAAGGCGGCGGGCGGCAAGCAGGCTGTCGCCGGCGGTTTTCCATTTGGTGACAAGGTGGAAGTCGACGATCGCCTCAAGCGTGCCGTCGCCGTCCGCATAAAGGTTCAGGCCCCCGTTCACCATCGGCATGTCCTTGGCCGGATTGTCGGGAAAGATGGTGGCGGTTTTCACCGCAATGCCCAGACCGTCAATCCATGCTGCGCGGCTGAGCAATGTGTCCTTGCCGCGATAGAGAAACGTATCGCCAATTTCTGCCTTTGGTCGGGTGTGACCAGACGCCAGCGCATCGGTCAGGCCGATCCAGTCCAGCACAGCTTCGCCTTCGGTGAACGGGATTATGGGAATGCTCATGTTGCGTCGTCCTTGGTTAACAGGCCTGCCGAGACAAGCCGGTCGGCCCAACCTTGCGGGCCTGTGAAGTGATGGGTTTGCCAGCCCCGTTGCGCGGCGGCATTGATGTTATCAATGCGGTCGTCGGTAAACAGCAGGGCCCGCGGGGGAAGGCCGCTGGTTTCTTCAAGAGCGGCATAGATGGCGGCATCGGGTTTGATGACGCCAAGGTGCCCCGAGATGAAATCGCGGTCGAACTGGCGTAAAAACGGGTAACGCGTGGCGGCAAGTTCATAGGTCTGGATGCCAAAATTCGTCAGGGAAAAGACCGGTATATTGCGTGATTGCAGGGCGGCCATCAACCGGACGGAATGGTCAATCGCGGGGGATGCCATATCCAGCCAGCGGTCATGCCAGAGCATGATTTCATTGTGCCATTCCGGCGTGGCGCGCGCGGTTTCGATAATGACATCGCGGAAGGTTTCACCACTGTCGACGCGATCGTTCATGGCATGCAGATCGACGGTGGCGAACATCGCACGGCGGCGGTCCGCGCCGATAACGCTGTCGAAAAAGCGTTCCGGTTGCCATTCGATCAGCACGTTTCCGATGTCGAAAACCACGGCTTGAGGTGTCATTCTGTCATCTCCGTTCGGGTGCGGAAACTTTTGAAGTTTCCGGCCGGTTTCTTTTGAAGAAAACGATCACAACCGTGCCGCTGCGCGCAGCTCGCGCTCCAGCGCATCCAGAAACCGCGACCGGTCCGCTTTGGTAAAGCTTTTGCCGCCGCCCTGGCGAAACGGGTCAGCGGCACGCAGATCAGTCATCAGATCGCGGGTCGCCAGTACGTTGCCGATGTTGGCTGCGGTCAAGGCCTCGCCGTTATGTTTCAGGACTTTTGCGCCGGCTTCGACGCATTTTGCGGCCAGCGGAATGTCACCGGTGACCACCACATCGCCTGTGCCGCAACGCTCTGCGATCCACATGTCCGCCACATCGGGTCCATCCGGCACGATCACCGTTTCCACCAGCGGGTTCTGTGACGGGCGCAGCCCGCCGTTGGACACCACGTACATGCGGATCTTGTGGCGGGTCGCCACGCGTTCGGCTTCGGCTTTGACCGGACAAGCGTCGGCGTCGATGTAAAGGGCGGTCATTGATCAGCCCCCGTACAGCGCTTCGGCGTGAAAGGCGACGTGGTCTTCCATGAAGGTAGAGACGAAGAAATAGCTGTGATCATACGCCGGTTGCATGCGGAAACTGCCTTGCTGGCGTTTGGTTGCGAGGGCGGCGGCCAAGGCTTCGGGTTTCAAGAGGTCAAGGAACTGGTCAGCGGTCCCTTGGTCGATCAGGACAGGGCCGTCAAAACCCACATCGGCCATCAGCAGGCTGGCGTCGTGTTTGGCCCATTTGGCGTCATCCTCGCCCAGATATGCGGTCAGTTGTTTGCGGCCCCAATCGCTGCCCGTGGGGTTGGCGATGGGCGCAAAGGCGGAAACCGACAGGAACCGTCCGGGCAGGTTCATCGCCAGCGTCAGAGCGCCATGGCCGCCCATCGAGTGGCCGGTGATGCCTTGGCGATCCATATCCAGCGCAAAATGCGCGCCCAGAAAGGCGGGCAGTTCTTCGGCGATATAGTCCCACATCTGGAAATGCGGCTTCCAAGGGTCTTGGGTGGCGTTCACATAGAAACCGGCACCTTTGCCCAGATCATAGGCCTCGTCATCGGCCACATCATCGCCGCGCGGCGAGGTGTCGGGGAAGACCACCGCGATGCCATGCTCTGCCGCCCATGCTTGCGCACCGGCTTTGTTCATGGCGTTTTCGTGGGTGCAGGTCAGACCCGACAGATACCACAGCACCGGCACGGGGCCATCGCGCGCTTCGGCGGGCAGGAACAGGCCGAAAGTCATCTCGCAGTTACAGGCGGTGGAGGCATGGGAATAGACCCCTTGTGTGCCGCCAAAACTGGCATTCTCGGATATGGTTTTCATCGGGTTGTCCTTTGCGAAAAGCGGTTCAGGCGGTGGTGATCCAGCCGATAACAAGGCTGACGGTAAGAATGCTGATGGCGGTCGACACAAGGATGGCGGTCGAAACCCGCACCGGTGCGACACCATAATGCTGCGCCAGCATATAGACATTGCCCGCAACAGGAAGGGCCGCAACGGCAATGATGACGCCGGCCTTGAACGGATCAACGCCGAACAGGAACAGGGCGGCAAACCCGACGAACAGCGGATGCAGAACGAGTTTGCAAAAGGTCAGCCAACCGGCGACGGGCATGTTGTCAGGGGCGGTAAAGGCCAGCGAAGCGCCGATGGCAAACAACGCACCGGGGGTCGCGGCACCGCCAAGGATGGCAAGGAAATCGTTCATCGGATCGGGGATCGGGATCTGCAGGCCGGACCACAGAAACCCGGCCGAGATCGCCACGATCATCGGATTCTTCAGCAGACCAACGCCGATGTTGCGCAGCATGCGCAGGCTGACCTGTCCATCCCGTGAACCGGTGATGAGAATGACGATGAGGCTGGAAAATACAATCAGATCAATGGCCAAGGCCAACAGGACGGGGCCGATCGCTTCTGGTCCCAGCAGCAGGGTCAGCATTGGCACGCCCAGAAAACCGGCGTTGCCGATGACCGCACACTGGGCTTCGATGGCGGTGGTGGGAATGTCGAGCCCGCGCAGGAACCCGACGATGGTGGCGATGCCATAGACGAATGCGGTGCCCCATAGATAGGCCGCGAAAAGGCGCGTATCCCAAAGCTCGGCCATCGACAGATTGGCCGAAAACCGGAAAAGCATGGCCGACAGGGCAAAGTAGAACACGAATTTCGTAAGGTATGCCGTCGCCTCTGCGGTGAAAAAGCGGGTGCGGCCTGCCCAGAAACCCAACCCGATCAGGGCGAAGAACGGCAATGTTTTCAGAAAGATCGCGAGCATGGTTCAGGAGTATCCAGCAAACCAAGCACGTGCAAGCCTATCCCGACCCGATCAGCACACCCGTGGCAAAGACAAGGGCACCGCCCAGAACAACCTGTAAGGCGGCGCGGAAAAACGGGGTGTCCATGTATTTGTTCTGGATCCACGCGATTGCCCAGAGTTCGACAAACACCACGACAAAAGCCACGGTGGTGGCCGTCCAGAAATCGGGGATCAGATAGGGCAGCGCGTGGCCCAACCCGCCCAATGTGGTCATGATGCCGGAGGCAAATCCGCGCTTCCAAGGCGAGCCGCGCCCAGAAAGGGAGCCATCGTCAGAGGCCGCTTCGGTAAAGCCCATCGAGATGCCCGCGCCGACAGAAGCGGCCAGACCGACAAGGAAGGTCGTCCACGTGTCCTGCGTCGCGAAAGCGGTGGCAAAGATCGGCGCAAGGGTCGAAACAGAGCCGTCCATCAATCCCGCCAACCCCGGCTGTACCCAGGTTAACAGGAACTGGCGGCGTTCCTGATCATCCTCGGCGGCAGCGCTATCGGGGTCCAGATGCTGTGCAGACAGGTCGGTGGCGGTGTTCTGGTGACCGGCTTCGGCAGCGGCCAGATCGCCGAGCAATTTGCGGGTTGCCGCGTCTTTGGTGCGCGCGGCAGCGGCCAGATAGAAACGTTCCGCATCGCGTTCCATTGCGGCGGCTTCGGTTCTGATCCGTTCAAGCCCGAGGTTTTCGATCAACCAGACAGGGCGGCGTGCGTAATAGCCCGACACATGTTCGCGCCGGATCAGCGGGATCACGGAACCAAAACGTTGCAGGTGCAGATCAATCAGGCGCTGGCGGTGGATGTCCTCTTCGGCGGCCATGCCATCGAATACTGCCGCAGAGTCGGGGTATTCAGCTCGCAGCGTTTCAGCATATCCGCGATAGATCCGCGCGTCGTCTTCTTCGGATGAAATGGCAAGCGCCAGCACTTCCTGCTCGCTCAGATCCTTGAACCGCTTCCTGTTGAACGAAAAACGCATCGGCATACCCCTGCTATTTAGAATAATTCTAAATTCAAAGTTCGCCTGCTGCAAGGGGGTTACGTAGGATTAAGGCTTGGAACTAAACGAAACGGTTTATATTCTATTTTTTACCCACCGCGGAGCATTCATGTCCCTTTCCACTCCTCAGGTCCGCAAGGGCCGCAAGTATGATCAGGTTCTGGAAGGGGCGCGGGCCGTCTTCCTGGCGGACGGCTTTGAAGGGGCGAGCGTGGATGAAATCGCGCGGGTCGCAGCGGTATCCAAGGCCACGCTTTACAGTTATTTTCCCGACAAACGTGTGTTGTTCATGGAGGTTGCTACGGCCGAATGTGCCCGTCAGGCCAAGGAGGCGTTGGATCATATTGATATGGACGCGGCCCCGCGCAAAGTTCTGTACGAAACGGCGTATCATTTTCTGCGGTTCATCACCTCGACATTCGGGTTGCAGGTGTTTCGCATGTGCGTCGCGGAATCCGACCGGTTTCCAGCGATCGGGCAAAGTTTCTACAATTCGGGTCCTGTCATGATGCAAAGCGAAATGGCAGAGTATTTTGAAGCCGCCGAAGCCCGCGGCGTGTTGAAGGTTGACGATTACATGCTTGCGGCGGACCAGTTCGGCGAGCTTTGCAAAGCAGACATCTGGCCGCGCCTGATTTTCGGGGTCAGCAAATCGGTGACGGAAGCAGAGATTACCCGCGTCGTCGAGGGCGCGGTCGATATGTTCATGGCCCGTTACGGCACGGAATTAGAAGGAGAAAGCAGATGAAAAATGTATTTTATGCAGGTCCGGTGATGGCGCTGGTCGTGGTGGCGGGATGTACGGCCGCGCCGATGTCCAAACCGGCGGGCACTGCGCAGCCAGCCAGCGGGCCGGATACGTGTAACGCGGCCGCCTATCAGAACCTGATTGGGCAGGACGCGGTGGTTGACCTGTCCTTGCCCGATCCGAAACGCACCTACCGCTTAGGCGATCCGGTGACGACTGATTTCAATCCGGCGCGGTTGAACATCAAACTGGATGACACGGATACGATCATCGCGATTGATTGCGGCTAACCGTTACCCTTTCGGGCGGTTGTCCACGATCCGCACGGCCTTGCCCTCGGAGCGGGCCACGCCGCCCACATCGGCCACTTCGATTTTGACGCTGATGCCGACGGTTTGTTTGATATGGGCGGACATAGCCTTGGCTGCGGTTTCGCGCATCTCTGCGCTCACGCTGGCGTCGGCGCATTCGCAAAGCACACGCATCTGGTCCATCCGGTCAGGGCGTGACAGCTCGATCTGGAAATGCGGCGCAAGGCCTTTGGTCGCCATCAGCGCCTCTTCGATCTGGGTCGGAAAGACATTCACGCCGCGCAGGATAATCATGTCGTCGCTGCGCCCCGTCACCTTTTCCATCCGCCGCATGGAACGCGCCGTGCCGGGCAATAGCCGCGTCAGGTCGCGGGTGCGATACCGGATGATCGGAAACGCCTCTTTGGTCAGTGAGGTAAAGACCAGTTCGCCTTGTTCGCCTTCGGCCACGGGTTCACCGGTTTCCGGGTTGATGATTTCGGGGTAAAAGTGGTCTTCCCAGATGTGCAGCCCGTCTTTGGTTTCGACACATTCCATCGACACGCCCGGTCCCATGACCTCGGACAGGCCATAGATATCAACGGCATGCATATCAAAGGCCTGTTCGATTTCGTGGCGCATGGCGTTGGTCCAAGGCTCAGCGCCGAAAATCCCGACTTCAAGCGAGCTGTCGCGCGGGTCCAGCCCTTGGGCGGCGAATTCATCAAGGATCGACAGGGAATAGGACGGGGTGACGGTGATGCCCTTGGGTTTGAAGTCGTCGATCAGGCGCACCTGACGGGGGGTCATGCCGCCGGAGATGGGATAGGTCGACAGGCCAAGCGCATCCGCCCCCAGATGAATGCCCAGACCGCCTGTGAACAACCCATAGCCATAAGCGTTGTGCAGCATGTCGCCGCGTTGCAGGCCAGCGGCCCGCAGCGAGCGCGCCACGACCGACCCCCAGTTATCAAGATCTGTTTGGGTATAACCGACAACGGTGGGCTGGCCGGTGGTGCCTGAAGAGGCATGGATGCGAGCGACCTGTTCGCGCGGAACGGCGAACATTTTGAACGGGTAATTGTCGCGCAGATCGGTTTTGACGGTGAAGGGGAATTTCGCAAGATCGGACAGATCGTGCAGATCATCAGGATGCACGCCCGCGTCATCAAAGCTTTTCTTGTAGAACGGCACGTTGTCGTAGGCGTGGCGCAGGGACCATTTCATCCGCTTTAATTGCAGGGCTGCAATCTCGTCACGGCTGGCGATTTCGATGGCATCCAGCGTGTCGCGGGCGGGGGTCAGGTCTTTCATGCGGGGGTTCCTTCTTCGTCGAAATGTTGGCCTTTGATCGTGCGGGACAGGCCGCGAAACAAGGCGACGGTGCGGCCGTCTTCGCCCGTCACTGTCACGTCATACACACCGGAACGCCCGGTGCGGGAGGTTTCGGTGGCGGTTGCGGTCAGCATTTCGCCCTCCTGACCGGGGGCGACATAGGTGATCTGGTTCTGCTGGGCGACGACAAGCTGGTTGTAGCTGTTGCAGGCAAAAGCGAAGGCGCTGTCGGCCAGTGTAAAGATGAAACCGCCGTGACAAATGCCATGTCCGTTCAGCATGTCGGCGCGCACTTTCATCTGCAAAACAGCGTGACCGGGGCCAATATCTGTGATCGCTATTCCAAGCCCGCGCGAGGCAGAGTCAGATGCAAACATCAGGTCGGCGGATTTGCGTGCACGGTCTTGCGGTGTCATCTGCGGCTGCTTTCA is part of the Sulfitobacter geojensis genome and harbors:
- a CDS encoding HAD family hydrolase, which gives rise to MTPQAVVFDIGNVLIEWQPERFFDSVIGADRRRAMFATVDLHAMNDRVDSGETFRDVIIETARATPEWHNEIMLWHDRWLDMASPAIDHSVRLMAALQSRNIPVFSLTNFGIQTYELAATRYPFLRQFDRDFISGHLGVIKPDAAIYAALEETSGLPPRALLFTDDRIDNINAAAQRGWQTHHFTGPQGWADRLVSAGLLTKDDAT
- a CDS encoding YaiI/YqxD family protein yields the protein MTALYIDADACPVKAEAERVATRHKIRMYVVSNGGLRPSQNPLVETVIVPDGPDVADMWIAERCGTGDVVVTGDIPLAAKCVEAGAKVLKHNGEALTAANIGNVLATRDLMTDLRAADPFRQGGGKSFTKADRSRFLDALERELRAAARL
- the fghA gene encoding S-formylglutathione hydrolase, giving the protein MKTISENASFGGTQGVYSHASTACNCEMTFGLFLPAEARDGPVPVLWYLSGLTCTHENAMNKAGAQAWAAEHGIAVVFPDTSPRGDDVADDEAYDLGKGAGFYVNATQDPWKPHFQMWDYIAEELPAFLGAHFALDMDRQGITGHSMGGHGALTLAMNLPGRFLSVSAFAPIANPTGSDWGRKQLTAYLGEDDAKWAKHDASLLMADVGFDGPVLIDQGTADQFLDLLKPEALAAALATKRQQGSFRMQPAYDHSYFFVSTFMEDHVAFHAEALYGG
- a CDS encoding AEC family transporter codes for the protein MLAIFLKTLPFFALIGLGFWAGRTRFFTAEATAYLTKFVFYFALSAMLFRFSANLSMAELWDTRLFAAYLWGTAFVYGIATIVGFLRGLDIPTTAIEAQCAVIGNAGFLGVPMLTLLLGPEAIGPVLLALAIDLIVFSSLIVILITGSRDGQVSLRMLRNIGVGLLKNPMIVAISAGFLWSGLQIPIPDPMNDFLAILGGAATPGALFAIGASLAFTAPDNMPVAGWLTFCKLVLHPLFVGFAALFLFGVDPFKAGVIIAVAALPVAGNVYMLAQHYGVAPVRVSTAILVSTAISILTVSLVIGWITTA
- the mbfA gene encoding iron exporter MbfA; amino-acid sequence: MRFSFNRKRFKDLSEQEVLALAISSEEDDARIYRGYAETLRAEYPDSAAVFDGMAAEEDIHRQRLIDLHLQRFGSVIPLIRREHVSGYYARRPVWLIENLGLERIRTEAAAMERDAERFYLAAAARTKDAATRKLLGDLAAAEAGHQNTATDLSAQHLDPDSAAAEDDQERRQFLLTWVQPGLAGLMDGSVSTLAPIFATAFATQDTWTTFLVGLAASVGAGISMGFTEAASDDGSLSGRGSPWKRGFASGIMTTLGGLGHALPYLIPDFWTATTVAFVVVFVELWAIAWIQNKYMDTPFFRAALQVVLGGALVFATGVLIGSG
- a CDS encoding TetR/AcrR family transcriptional regulator, with translation MSLSTPQVRKGRKYDQVLEGARAVFLADGFEGASVDEIARVAAVSKATLYSYFPDKRVLFMEVATAECARQAKEALDHIDMDAAPRKVLYETAYHFLRFITSTFGLQVFRMCVAESDRFPAIGQSFYNSGPVMMQSEMAEYFEAAEARGVLKVDDYMLAADQFGELCKADIWPRLIFGVSKSVTEAEITRVVEGAVDMFMARYGTELEGESR
- a CDS encoding I78 family peptidase inhibitor, coding for MKNVFYAGPVMALVVVAGCTAAPMSKPAGTAQPASGPDTCNAAAYQNLIGQDAVVDLSLPDPKRTYRLGDPVTTDFNPARLNIKLDDTDTIIAIDCG
- the paaK gene encoding phenylacetate--CoA ligase PaaK, which encodes MKDLTPARDTLDAIEIASRDEIAALQLKRMKWSLRHAYDNVPFYKKSFDDAGVHPDDLHDLSDLAKFPFTVKTDLRDNYPFKMFAVPREQVARIHASSGTTGQPTVVGYTQTDLDNWGSVVARSLRAAGLQRGDMLHNAYGYGLFTGGLGIHLGADALGLSTYPISGGMTPRQVRLIDDFKPKGITVTPSYSLSILDEFAAQGLDPRDSSLEVGIFGAEPWTNAMRHEIEQAFDMHAVDIYGLSEVMGPGVSMECVETKDGLHIWEDHFYPEIINPETGEPVAEGEQGELVFTSLTKEAFPIIRYRTRDLTRLLPGTARSMRRMEKVTGRSDDMIILRGVNVFPTQIEEALMATKGLAPHFQIELSRPDRMDQMRVLCECADASVSAEMRETAAKAMSAHIKQTVGISVKIEVADVGGVARSEGKAVRIVDNRPKG
- the paaI gene encoding hydroxyphenylacetyl-CoA thioesterase PaaI, encoding MTPQDRARKSADLMFASDSASRGLGIAITDIGPGHAVLQMKVRADMLNGHGICHGGFIFTLADSAFAFACNSYNQLVVAQQNQITYVAPGQEGEMLTATATETSRTGRSGVYDVTVTGEDGRTVALFRGLSRTIKGQHFDEEGTPA